DNA sequence from the uncultured Umboniibacter sp. genome:
ATTTCGCCACTAATTCACCGTCAAGAATTGCTGCCTTTAGCAGCTATTTGAGTTGACCAAAATAACCTGGAAACCCTATAGTAAGTAATAGCCGTAGGTAACTGGAAATGAACTATGTCAGGGCACGACGAACTGATAATCGAATTACAAGAATGCGTAGACCAACTCACACGGAAGCTTGAGCAACTGTTAGATGAGCGAACTCGCCTTCAGGAGCAACTCGCAGCCCGTAAGACGCGCACCGTGAACGTAGCTAAAACCTCGGATGAGCATCTTCAGGAGGATTGGTTAAGTGGCCTCTAGCAACACCATTCAATTTACTTTTTTAGAGCGCGAGTACGAATTCAACTGCCCTAGCGAGCAACGAGAAAAGTTAACTCAGGCGGCTGAAAAACTTAATCAACGAATGACCGAGATTCATCAGAATACCACTGCCTCGCGCGAGTCTGTAATGCTGATGGCTGCACTGAATTTAAGCTTTGAGTTGGAAACAGCAAACCAATCTGGTGCGCTTAGGCAGGTTGATGACAACCAGACCTTAGCATCTAGTCTCCCCAATTCCGCTGAACGAACTGAGACCGAGCGCGCAGCCTTGGTTGAAATCGCCGAAAGACTGCATTCTTTGTCTTCCATGATTGGTGATATAGACTAACTCAGCGTATAATGATTTTAGCCTGGGGTGTTTGCCAATTGACACGTCCCTGAGCCGATAATTGAAAACACGGGTTATGCTCGTTATTGGTGGTGTGCATGTCCGCTTGACGGAAAGCCTGATCCAATTCAGCGTTTCCCACCTTGAACTTCGGGTTCGAGGCCACGTCAGTAGCGGCACCTTGGGTCTTATGTCCTCAGATAAATCTCTCTTAAGAAAACAGTGTAAACAAGTTCGACGCGAGCTTTCCCAGGCTCGGCAGTCTGCCAATAGCCATGCGCTCTGTCAGACACTTAATGCCTACCTGACTAAACTTTCTGCTAAGCGCATCGCTAGCTATCTGGCCTTTGGCCCCGAAATCTCGGTTGACCCGCTGTTTAGCTCAAGTTCCCATCACCATTGGTTCGCCCCCATCATCACGCCCGATTACGGCATGCAGTGGGGAGCGGTAGACCTTAACAGCCTAAATCACAATGATTATGGAATTCGAGAGCCT
Encoded proteins:
- a CDS encoding cell division protein ZapA, whose translation is MASSNTIQFTFLEREYEFNCPSEQREKLTQAAEKLNQRMTEIHQNTTASRESVMLMAALNLSFELETANQSGALRQVDDNQTLASSLPNSAERTETERAALVEIAERLHSLSSMIGDID
- a CDS encoding 5-formyltetrahydrofolate cyclo-ligase → MSSDKSLLRKQCKQVRRELSQARQSANSHALCQTLNAYLTKLSAKRIASYLAFGPEISVDPLFSSSSHHHWFAPIITPDYGMQWGAVDLNSLNHNDYGIREPQEASATAAEHFDIMLVPLVGYDREGNRIGMGAGYYDRALGTLSEKPLLIGCAHSVQECQTIAAEPWDVRLDAIATENGLTWLNS